A genomic segment from Gossypium hirsutum isolate 1008001.06 chromosome D04, Gossypium_hirsutum_v2.1, whole genome shotgun sequence encodes:
- the LOC107898864 gene encoding serine carboxypeptidase-like 35, which translates to MAKLSPCFLLCCFLFIHIPTFTQSRQPSYAEQQETDRVTNLPGQPPVKFRHYAGYVKLRPQDSKALFYWFFEAQDGVSDKPLVLWLNGGPGCSSVAYGAAQELGPFLIRSNGTRLTFNKFSWNKVANILFLEAPVGVGFSYTNNSQDLHKLGDQVTAADSYTFLINWFKRFPNFKSHDFYIAGESYAGHYVPQLAQLIYDKNQGSSPDSYINFKGFMIGNAAINEPTDTLGLFDYAWSHAIISDQLYDQINKECDFKQTNNLTVQCADHMKGFMDAYANIDMYSIYTPVCIKALGTRRTYPKLPVAPRLLSQHGIWHMLPRGYDPCTEGYVEMYFNREDVQSALHANLTKLSYPYTTCSGEIQGWNDSPDSVLPIIQKLLTAGLRIWIYSGDTDGRVPVTSTRYSIKKMGLKVKEEWRAWFHQSQVGGWVEVYEGGLTFATVRGAGHQVPVFAPRQSLSLFTHFLSANTLPSSRF; encoded by the exons ATGGCAAAGCTAAGCCCCTGTTTTCTCCTCTGCTGttttctcttcattcatatcCCCACCTTCACCCAAAGCAGACAACCCTCCTACGCCGAACAGCAAGAGACCGACAGGGTGACGAACTTGCCTGGACAGCCGCCGGTGAAGTTCCGGCACTATGCTGGGTACGTCAAGCTCCGACCTCAAGACTCCAAAGCCTTGTTCTACTGGTTTTTCGAAGCCCAAGATGGAGTTTCCGACAAGCCCCTAGTTCTTTGGCTTAATGGAG GACCTGGTTGCTCATCAGTGGCCTACGGAGCAGCACAAGAACTTGGTCCTTTCCTTATTCGTAGCAATGGCACTCGCCTTACTTTTAACAAATTCTCTTGGAACAAAG TTGCAAACATACTGTTTTTGGAGGCACCAGTCGGAGTGGGGTTTTCATACACCAACAATTCCCAAGATTTACATAAACTGGGTGATCAAGTTACAGCAGCCGACTCTTATACTTTCTTAATTAATTGGTTCAAAAGGTTCCCTAACTTCAAATCCCATGACTTTTACATTGCTGGAGAGAGCTATGCTG GTCATTATGTTCCCCAGCTGGCTCAACTCATTTATGACAAAAACCAAGGGTCAAGTCCAGACTCCTACATTAATTTCAAGGGATTCATG ATCGGAAATGCTGCGATCAACGAACCGACAGACACGTTGGGGCTGTTCGATTATGCATGGAGCCACGCCATCATTTCGGACCAACTCTACGACCAAATAAACAAGGAATGTGACTTTAAACAAACTAATAATCTAACGGTTCAATGCGCCGATCATATGAAAGGTTTCATGGATGCTTATGCTAACATCGATATGTACAGCATCTACACTCCCGTTTGCATTAAAGCTCTTGGAACAAGACGAACCTATCCCAAACTCCCTGTAGCTCCTCGTCTCCTCTCCCAACAT GGTATTTGGCATATGCTACCAAGGGGCTATGATCCATGCACAGAAGGGTATGTTGAGATGTACTTCAACAGAGAAGATGTTCAAAGTGCATTGCATGCTAATCTCACAAAGCTTTCATATCCCTACACTACATGCAG TGGTGAAATCCAAGGTTGGAATGACTCGCCCGACtctgttttgcccatcattcaaAAACTCCTCACTGCTGGCCTACGTATTTGGATTTACag TGGGGATACAGATGGGAGGGTGCCAGTGACATCAACGAGGTACAGCATAAAGAAAATGGGACTAAAAGTAAAAGAAGAATGGAGGGCATGGTTCCACCAGAGCCAAGTGGGTGGATGGGTAGAGGTGTATGAAGGGGGACTGACGTTTGCCACCGTGCGTGGTGCTGGCCATCAAGTCCCCGTCTTTGCTCCTCGCCAGTCCCTTTCTCTCTTCACCCATTTCCTCTCTGCCAACACCTTGCCTTCTTCACGTTTCTAG